Proteins encoded together in one Micromonospora kangleipakensis window:
- a CDS encoding FAD-binding protein — protein sequence MAARTTSGAAPRPRAGRNWAGNVRYAARRRHTPSTVDELRRLVAGSDRIRAVGTGHSFNRLGDTTGDLVSLAGLPPTVELDAERGTVAVAAGLRYGDVATRLHAQGYALANLASLPHISVAGAVAAGTHGSGDTHGNLATAVAALELVTADGDLLTLDRADDRFAGMVVNLGALGVVTRVTLDVVPTFDVRQYVRLGLPRDALDAAFASAYSVSAFTDWRSARLDQVWRKQRADQPPPPADWLGTTAAPAQRHPVPGMPAENCTPQLGVPGPWHERLPHFRLGFTPSSGDELQSEYHVARDVAAEALAALDAAADRIAAVLQICELRTVAADPLWLSPNHGRDSLAIHFTWIGDEAAVTPVVAAVEERLAPFAPRPHWGKVFGLDPAAAYPRHADFLALLRELDPAGKFRTELLDRYFPRD from the coding sequence ATCGCCGCCCGGACGACCAGCGGCGCCGCCCCGCGCCCCCGCGCCGGCCGGAACTGGGCCGGTAACGTCCGCTACGCCGCCCGCCGCCGGCACACCCCGTCGACGGTGGACGAGCTGCGCCGGCTGGTCGCCGGCAGCGACCGGATCCGGGCCGTCGGCACCGGGCACTCGTTCAACCGACTCGGCGACACCACCGGCGACCTGGTCTCGCTGGCCGGGCTCCCGCCCACCGTCGAGCTGGACGCGGAGCGCGGCACCGTCGCCGTCGCCGCCGGCCTGCGCTACGGCGACGTCGCCACCCGGCTGCACGCCCAGGGGTACGCCCTGGCCAACCTGGCCTCCCTCCCGCACATCTCGGTGGCCGGCGCGGTCGCCGCCGGCACCCACGGCTCGGGCGACACCCACGGCAACCTGGCCACGGCGGTCGCCGCCCTCGAACTGGTCACCGCCGACGGTGACCTGCTGACCCTCGACCGGGCCGACGACCGGTTCGCCGGCATGGTGGTCAACCTCGGCGCGCTCGGCGTGGTCACCCGGGTGACCCTGGACGTGGTGCCCACCTTCGACGTCCGGCAGTACGTCCGGCTCGGCCTGCCGCGCGACGCCCTCGATGCCGCCTTCGCCTCGGCGTACAGCGTCAGCGCCTTCACCGACTGGCGCTCCGCGCGGCTGGACCAGGTGTGGCGCAAGCAGCGCGCCGACCAGCCGCCGCCCCCGGCGGACTGGCTCGGTACGACGGCCGCCCCGGCGCAGCGCCACCCGGTGCCCGGCATGCCGGCGGAGAACTGCACCCCGCAGCTCGGCGTGCCCGGGCCGTGGCACGAACGGCTGCCGCACTTCCGACTCGGCTTCACCCCGAGCAGCGGCGACGAGCTCCAGTCGGAGTACCACGTGGCCCGCGACGTGGCCGCCGAGGCGCTCGCCGCCCTGGACGCGGCGGCCGACCGGATCGCCGCCGTGCTGCAGATCTGCGAGCTGCGGACGGTCGCCGCCGACCCGCTCTGGCTCAGCCCGAACCACGGGCGGGACAGCCTCGCGATCCACTTCACCTGGATCGGTGACGAGGCGGCGGTGACGCCGGTGGTGGCCGCGGTGGAGGAGCGGCTGGCGCCGTTCGCGCCCCGCCCGCACTGGGGCAAGGTCTTCGGGCTGGACCCGGCCGCGGCGTACCCCCGGCACGCGGACTTCCTCGCCCTGCTGCGCGAACTCGACCCGGCCGGGAAGTTCCGCACCGAGCTGCTGGACCGGTACTTCCCCCGCGACTGA